Genomic DNA from Excalfactoria chinensis isolate bCotChi1 chromosome 22, bCotChi1.hap2, whole genome shotgun sequence:
aaatatgaaacaaaagtaGTCTGAAACTTAAGACTTAGCACTTCCACTAAATGGCATACAGCAAAGGGCATCAATTCAAGGGCAAAGATTGTGGAAGCCATCATACCTACCTATCAGTCATCATTGCAATCTCATAAACCCACTAAGGTGCAGTGCTCACTCTCTGCAAAGCTCTTCCTGGAAAACAGGGCCATTTCAGTGATCTCGGAAGAACTGTATCCTAAGAGAACCTTTCTATTGAATAGTAAAAGAGCTGAACAGCCTCGCACCAGAGAGCATGACAGGGATTGAGTACTGCCACTAACAATGACAGACACACCACCGGGGCAGTTAAAAATATACAGCATTGACATGTTTTCTACTTCAATCACTTGTGCTACAACTACCAAACACGTACAAAAGACTTCTCTGACTGTTCCAAATATGCTTGCAGCAAGGTTAGGATCTGGAGCGAGACCTCGACCGCGACTGGGAGTGTGACCTAGAGGCAGACCTAGACCTAGACTTGGACTGGGACCGAGGTTTTGAAACAGATTTTGACCTGGAACGGGAATCTGATTTGACATTTGGTTTCGACTTGGAAATAGACCTAGACCTAGAGCGAGACACCACATGGGCAGCTGCATCCTCACCCTCaccttttgcttcctttttgtcAGACTCTGATTTTAGATGTTCCTTTTCTTTGGAGACTGACCTGGAACGCTCACGGCtgtccttcctttttttcttgctactTGGTTTGCTGTCTCGCTTGCTGCGCCTCTTGCTTTTCTCGCtcttgctgcagctcctgcttctaCTTCTGCTGTCATCCCTGCTTCTCttcctatttttcctcttctccttacTGTGGCTCCTGCTCCTACTCTCATTCCTGCTCTTGCTCCTACTTCTAACTTTGCTAATGCTCTTTTCCCTATCTTTGCTTCTACTCCTCAAGCTCTCCCTCGTCTCTCCCCTGTCTTTGCTTCCactcctgctcctgctcttttccttgctgcggctcctgctcttttctttctcatcactGTTATGGAGAGTGCCCTCAGATTTATCTTTACTTTTGTTCCGCGATTTCTCTGCACTCCTGCTGCGACTCCTACTTTTATCCTCTTTACTTGGagtcctgcttttctctttttggcCTCTGCTACGGCTCTTGCTTCGACTACGGCTCTTGCTTCTGGAACGGGACACAGACctgaaaaggcaaaggcaaCAGACAACTCCACTTTAGTGCAGCCTGGATTTGACTGGTGCTTAAATACTGTGCATAAGTTAGGAAAAACACCTCTCCACTTCTCCCCACTTAAATGAGAAGCATCATCCTAAACTTAAGTGACTAACCCCCATTTCTTTCACCACAAAGACATACCTGGATCTTGATCTGCTCTTGGAGCgactgctgctggcactgcgGCTCCGGCTCTTATGAGAATGCCTGCTTCGAGAGCGAGACCTAGAACAGAATCAATCAGCTCAACGTTAGCATGTGCCTGTGGAGAACTTCTGGTCTCCTGCAGGTGAAAGCCCACAGCATTAAAACACCTTTCAAGGTCTCCTGAACTTTTAAGAAACCTTGGAATCCTTATGCAGGAGGCACAATACACCAATGTTTACTTTGCTAAAAGGCTGCAAAAAAGTCCACTTTATTACACAGTTCTATCCTCAAATGGAATGTGGCAGCGCGTGCTGAAGCATTCCCCTTGATCATACAAAGTAAGCAGTACATCTCTACAAACAGGGAATGGGTGGGGGTTTCCAAACTGAGGAAGAACTGATCGTCCTTGTGCCTAGAGCAGAACACAATGTTCAGAACTGTAGTGTTAATAGTAccttctgcttcattctctgTGCACAGCTCCACCTGCCACACAGCATTCCTCTGCAAGAAAGGAAGGACTACAGACTTAACGGAGTTGGGAAGAGCAGTAGCATACTGCCGTGTATTTAGATAGCTGATGTATACATTCActaaagaaaacacttctgGTACGAGATTTCTCCTGGTGACTTCCTGGTAACTCATAAGTTCCCAAAAACTTGATTTACTGAGAAGTCAGAACACTTCCAAGTTGGTTTAGAATCCACTGCATGTTCATGTAATTCAGTTAGATTCAGCCTCAGTGATGCCACTAGGAAACATACCTTGAATGGCTTCGGCTTCTGGAGTAAGAGCGGCGCCGTCTTGATCCAGGTCTGTCTTCCACTAATCTAATCTTTCTGCCATTTACTTCTGTCCCGTCCAGCTTTTCAAGGGCTCTTTTCATGTCAGAATAGGATTTGAACTCAATCAcaccttcatttttccttcctttgtgtGCATCTGCATATGTCACTTCCCCTGCCTGACGCATATAATCCTAGAGGAAGAGGACAGAATAACCATTGCCTCAAATCCAGAGTCAGGCTTCCAGGCTCTACTCATCTCTCAGTGATGCTTGCATAGCCTCTTCTAGTCACACTGATGTCAGCAAGGGTTTTAAACAAAGAGCATTTGCAGTACCAAAGCCAAAAGTTCCTCAGCAAGCCAAGTAACACACTAAAATTTCACAGATTTTGTGTGATTAGAACTAAGGCAGCACTGATAATTCAAGCCAAATAATTTAAGGTCTCCCATCTAGAGTCTAATGTCAGTATGGTTGGGCTATGATAAATTACAGAAGTGTTTTGAGAGATAGATGCTTGTTCTCTAAATCCTGTTTTCAAAGGTAACTTGGGTTAAGGAACACCCTTAAAGGTTGAATATGAGAAGGCCTCACACAGACAAGAAGGTTATTAAAGCAAGCAGACTTCCCTTCGTCTTCCACCTAGGTAGTACATCTCATTCTGCTGGAAGAAACCCCCACACAGATAGGAGCTGAATTCATTTTCCCACTTCATGCTACCTGGCTTCTCTGTTTCAATTACTAAGCAGGTCAGCCCTGCTCAGAGCAAGCTGTCACAGGGCCATCTCAGCCACTAGCTACTTCAGCTGCAATGGAAACAGCGCACAGAGATTTGGTTCAGACTGTTTTTGGCCCAGCTACTCCCACCTTAGTTACACTACAATGAAAGCTATTCAGAGAAGCAATGCATCCAGTAGAGAATTAATCATGCCATGCTCTACTTACAATTTTTAATACCAGAAGCAAAGACAAGCTATTGATGGTGTGAAGCATTAACAAAAGACATTCGAAGAATCTCAGTACGTACCTGAACTAGTGTTACACATTCAATTACAGACCAGTCTGTACTACGTCAAAGTTTGTTTAGAACAAATTTTACACATCCTTAAAAGAGAACCATAAAAAAAAAGCGTTCCTGTAAGAACAAGTGTTTTCAACCATTGCTGCTAAGTTCAATAAGGAAACACTGTCTTCCTGCACCTACTATTGGAAT
This window encodes:
- the SRSF4 gene encoding serine/arginine-rich splicing factor 4 gives rise to the protein MPRVYIGRLSYQARERDVERFFKGYGKILEVDLKNGYGFVEFDDLRDADDAVYELNGKDLCGERVIVEHARGPRRDSSYGSGRSGYGYRRSGRDKYGPPTRTEYRLIVENLSSRCSWQDLKDYMRQAGEVTYADAHKGRKNEGVIEFKSYSDMKRALEKLDGTEVNGRKIRLVEDRPGSRRRRSYSRSRSHSRSRSRSRHSHKSRSRSASSSRSKSRSRSRSVSRSRSKSRSRSKSRSRGQKEKSRTPSKEDKSRSRSRSAEKSRNKSKDKSEGTLHNSDEKEKSRSRSKEKSRSRSGSKDRGETRESLRSRSKDREKSISKVRSRSKSRNESRSRSHSKEKRKNRKRSRDDSRSRSRSCSKSEKSKRRSKRDSKPSSKKKRKDSRERSRSVSKEKEHLKSESDKKEAKGEGEDAAAHVVSRSRSRSISKSKPNVKSDSRSRSKSVSKPRSQSKSRSRSASRSHSQSRSRSRSRS